One window of Cucurbita pepo subsp. pepo cultivar mu-cu-16 chromosome LG19, ASM280686v2, whole genome shotgun sequence genomic DNA carries:
- the LOC111781580 gene encoding uncharacterized protein LOC111781580 isoform X1: protein MDQEAHFCRKFTNMKSHWDLDQLLGDANQVGEFHAANNLPNTYAEVAENSFRQNRGLHLGNLSSECKSQGSSRSDADAFGISELSAAMIMEAEYNDTHVERGFTHDLCAGTNSSRVTPLEGSICDTILDNRNIHKLVNLSSECKSQGSSRSDTDAFGISELSAAMIMETEFNNTHVERGFTHDLCAGLRTNSSRVTPHEGSICDTILDNRSIHKFNTNESFIENRDLSDENVKGDIVASKLVSCSRERRLRKPTRRFIEEFSDSKSESNKGRKKTPTKDKYMKGTSTEESSHVSHEVQVSTPKSEWHCGTSVPVQSRSQRRHPKKHVPVSGFLSEDVYSATECKNVYSSAKRCKKHDRRKHQKMWTLTEVMQLVDGIAEYGTGRWTHIKRHLFAHSPHRTPIDLRDKWRNLLRASCVNIQNRKGIERKQSHASRPLPKSLLQRVYELANIYPYPKERSPKSVEATTPAPDLTESNALPFNWGRKKDE from the exons ATGGATCAAGAAGCGCATTTCTGCCGGAAGTTCACAAATATGAAATCTCATTGG GATCTTGATCAACTGCTGGGTGATGCCAATCAAGTAGGGGAATTCCATGCAGCAAACAATCTGCCGAATACAT ATGCAGAAGTTGCTGAAAATTCTTTCAGACAGAATAGGGGATTACATTTGGGAAACTTAAGTTCAGAGTGCAAGTCTCAGGGATCAAGCAGGAGTGATGCTGATGCTTTTGGGATATCAGAACTGTCAGCAGCAATGATAATGGAGGCTGAATACAATGATACACATGTTGAGAGGGGTTTCACTCATGATTTGTGTGCTGGTACCAATAGTAGTCGTGTAACACCACTTGAAGGAAGCATCTGTGATACAATACTTGATAATagaaatatccataaattggTAAACTTAAGTTCAGAGTGCAAGTCTCAAGGATCAAGCAGGAGTGATACAGATGCTTTTGGAATATCAGAATTGTCAGCAGCAATGATAATGGAGACTGAATTCAATAATACACATGTTGAGAGGGGTTTCACTCATGATTTGTGTGCTGGTCTGAGGACCAATAGTAGTCGTGTAACACCACACGAAGGCAGCATCTGCGATACAATACTTGATAATAGAAGtatccataaatttaataCTAATGAAAGCTTTATAGAAAATCGTGATTTATCTGATGAAAATGTGAAGGGTGATATTGTGGCAAGCAAACTCGTCAGTTGTTCAAGGGAGAGGAGATTGCGTAAGCCTACACGAAGGTTCATTGAAGAATTTTCAGATTCTAAGTCTGAAAGTAAcaagggaaggaaaaaaactCCTACAAAAGATAAATACATGAAAGGGACATCTACTGAAGAATCTAGTCATGTTAGCCATGAGGTACAAGTGTCCACGCCTAAAAGTGAATGGCATTGTGGTACTTCTGTTCCAGTGCAGTCTCGATCTCAAAGAAGACATCCAAAGAAGCATGTACCAGTTTCG GGATTTCTATCAGAAGACGTATATTCTGCAACAGAATGTAAAAATGTTTATTCGTCTGCTAAAAGATGTAAAAAGCATGATAGGAGGAAGCACCAGAAGATGTGGACACTTACTGAAGTAATGCAATTAGTTGATGGAATTGCTGAATATGGAACTGGCCGCTGGACTCATATAAAGAGGCACCTATTTGCACATTCTCCTCATCGCACACCTATAGATCTCAGG GACAAATGGCGAAATCTTCTGAGAGCTAGCTGTGTTAACAtacagaacagaaaaggg ATCGAACGGAAGCAATCACATGCCTCACGGCCGCTTCCAAAGTCCCTGCTCCAACGCGTCTATGAACTGGCCAATATTTATCCATATCCAAAGGAGCGCAGTCCAAAATCAGTCGAAGCAACTACACCTGCCCCGGATCTTACTGAAAGTAATGCTTTGCCATTCAATTGGGGGCGGAAGAAGGACGAATGA
- the LOC111781652 gene encoding auxin-induced protein 15A-like: MKGKFIRACANKWRKLGSKVVPCTPCEHCCQWVLWSPLHQDCFIPRDVPKGHLVVYVGENYRRFVIKISLLNHPLFKALLDQAQDEFDFTANSKLCIPCDENLFLSVVHRASSSC; this comes from the coding sequence ATGAAGGGGAAGTTTATAAGAGCATGTGCAAACAAATGGAGGAAGCTAGGGAGCAAAGTGGTGCCTTGTACACCCTGCGAGCACTGTTGCCAATGGGTTCTGTGGTCTCCTTTGCACCAGGATTGCTTCATTCCACGAGATGTCCCAAAGGGTCACTTGGTTGTTTATGTGGGTGAGAATTACAGAAGATTTGTGATCAAAATCAGTCTTTTGAATCACCCTTTGTTCAAGGCATTGCTGGATCAAGCACAAGATGAGTTTGATTTCACTGCTAACTCAAAACTCTGCATTCCTTGTGATGAGAACCTTTTCCTTAGTGTTGTCCACCGTGCTAGCTCGTCGTGCTAG
- the LOC111781580 gene encoding uncharacterized protein LOC111781580 isoform X2, whose translation MIMEAEYNDTHVERGFTHDLCAGTNSSRVTPLEGSICDTILDNRNIHKLVNLSSECKSQGSSRSDTDAFGISELSAAMIMETEFNNTHVERGFTHDLCAGLRTNSSRVTPHEGSICDTILDNRSIHKFNTNESFIENRDLSDENVKGDIVASKLVSCSRERRLRKPTRRFIEEFSDSKSESNKGRKKTPTKDKYMKGTSTEESSHVSHEVQVSTPKSEWHCGTSVPVQSRSQRRHPKKHVPVSGFLSEDVYSATECKNVYSSAKRCKKHDRRKHQKMWTLTEVMQLVDGIAEYGTGRWTHIKRHLFAHSPHRTPIDLRDKWRNLLRASCVNIQNRKGIERKQSHASRPLPKSLLQRVYELANIYPYPKERSPKSVEATTPAPDLTESNALPFNWGRKKDE comes from the exons ATGATAATGGAGGCTGAATACAATGATACACATGTTGAGAGGGGTTTCACTCATGATTTGTGTGCTGGTACCAATAGTAGTCGTGTAACACCACTTGAAGGAAGCATCTGTGATACAATACTTGATAATagaaatatccataaattggTAAACTTAAGTTCAGAGTGCAAGTCTCAAGGATCAAGCAGGAGTGATACAGATGCTTTTGGAATATCAGAATTGTCAGCAGCAATGATAATGGAGACTGAATTCAATAATACACATGTTGAGAGGGGTTTCACTCATGATTTGTGTGCTGGTCTGAGGACCAATAGTAGTCGTGTAACACCACACGAAGGCAGCATCTGCGATACAATACTTGATAATAGAAGtatccataaatttaataCTAATGAAAGCTTTATAGAAAATCGTGATTTATCTGATGAAAATGTGAAGGGTGATATTGTGGCAAGCAAACTCGTCAGTTGTTCAAGGGAGAGGAGATTGCGTAAGCCTACACGAAGGTTCATTGAAGAATTTTCAGATTCTAAGTCTGAAAGTAAcaagggaaggaaaaaaactCCTACAAAAGATAAATACATGAAAGGGACATCTACTGAAGAATCTAGTCATGTTAGCCATGAGGTACAAGTGTCCACGCCTAAAAGTGAATGGCATTGTGGTACTTCTGTTCCAGTGCAGTCTCGATCTCAAAGAAGACATCCAAAGAAGCATGTACCAGTTTCG GGATTTCTATCAGAAGACGTATATTCTGCAACAGAATGTAAAAATGTTTATTCGTCTGCTAAAAGATGTAAAAAGCATGATAGGAGGAAGCACCAGAAGATGTGGACACTTACTGAAGTAATGCAATTAGTTGATGGAATTGCTGAATATGGAACTGGCCGCTGGACTCATATAAAGAGGCACCTATTTGCACATTCTCCTCATCGCACACCTATAGATCTCAGG GACAAATGGCGAAATCTTCTGAGAGCTAGCTGTGTTAACAtacagaacagaaaaggg ATCGAACGGAAGCAATCACATGCCTCACGGCCGCTTCCAAAGTCCCTGCTCCAACGCGTCTATGAACTGGCCAATATTTATCCATATCCAAAGGAGCGCAGTCCAAAATCAGTCGAAGCAACTACACCTGCCCCGGATCTTACTGAAAGTAATGCTTTGCCATTCAATTGGGGGCGGAAGAAGGACGAATGA